A DNA window from Salvelinus fontinalis isolate EN_2023a chromosome 28, ASM2944872v1, whole genome shotgun sequence contains the following coding sequences:
- the LOC129826587 gene encoding coiled-coil domain-containing protein 183-like, producing MSYSKRQGSMQSADTEQPTMLTLQEQRLRIQQLERQAQAEYSAANEILENDQKAPRGGRTLSRSLPKPGLSMESIVEREKRRRCTLIEQHNGLQCSVRAKGSQLLEMEQAMKALELDSNADGDEQHYDQRVRELENSLEKMTIKITEAERIQKTYLRVCDHLHQEVREMPMALDQLQNSVVSGQTELGKVAHMSHTAVAAVDCTKVRRGTIREGLAEETAHIRAQQTAPVSTTPQSIFKLVEDIDALREALSCTDLQELETRLVSQKAIREQLHNQMTQCEEQVRQSMDTLAALELQYAQLKFSAGPSSDRFEQLKEEMQAELEQEEERCSHWKDKLGKAQSVLHGVEKGVNNLFFRMSCVQVKDSPRELGGLDVIEKLREIGARLPTLQTTASEKTEENTADHEKVWSFLEQSTMMEPRNYKRASSPVYDSTSEDTFQFRSQEEDCSMSREEIKRRSIQLIEVHQPKKKAQRSNTKS from the exons AGCGGCAGGCCCAGGCAGAGTACAGTGCTGCCAATGAGATTTTAGAGAATGATCAGAAAGCCCCACGAGGTGGAAGGACCCTGAGCAGGTCACTGCCCAAGCCAGGACTGTCAATGGAG AGCATTGTGGAGCGGGAGAAGCGTAGGCGGTGTACTCTGATAGAGCAGCACAACGGGTTGCAGTGTTCCGTGAGGGCCAAGGGTTCTCAGCTGCTGGAGATGGAGCAGGCCATGAAAGCCCTGGAGCTGGACTCCAATGCGGATGGAGACGAGCAGCACTACGACCAG CGTGTGAGAGAGCTGGAGAACAGTCTAGAAAAGATGACCATCAAAATCACAGAGGCTGAGAGGATCCAAAAAACCTACCTGCGAGTCTGTGACCACCTACATCAG GAGGTGCGTGAGATGCCCATGGCTCTGGATCAGCTGCAGAACTCAGTGGTCAGCGGGCAGACAGAGCTGGGAAAGGTGGCCCACATGTCTCACACCGCAGTGGCTGCTGTGGACTGCACTAAG GTTCGAAGAGGGACTATCAGAGAGGGACTGGCTGAAGAGACAGCTCATATCAGAG CCCAGCAGACCGCCCCTGTCTCCACTACTCCCCAGTCCATATTCAAACTGGTGGAGGATATTGATGCTCTGAGAGAAGCTCTCAGCTGCACTGATCTGCAG GAGCTGGAAACACGGCTGGTCTCTCAGAAGGCCATCAGGGAGCAGCTGCACAACCAAATGACCCAGTGTGAGGAGCAGGTCAGGCAGAGCATGGATACCTTGGCTGCCTTGGAGCTCCAGTACGCCCAGCTCAAGTTCAGCGCTGGGCCCAGCTCTGACAG GTTTGAGCAGCTGAAGGAGGAAATGCAGGCGGAGCTTGAGCAGGAAGAGGAGCGTTGCAGCCATTGGAAGGACAAGCTTGGAAAGGCCCAATCAGTGCTGCATGGGGTGGAGAAGGGTGTCAACAACCTGTTCTTCAGGATGAGCTGCGTGCAAGTGAAG GACTCTCCCAGGGAGTTGGGGGGTCTGGATGTAATAGAGAAGCTGAGGGAAATCGGCGCCCGTCTGCCCACACTGCAGACCACAGCTTCAGAGAAGACTGAGGAAAACACAGCTGATCATGAGAAG gTGTGGAGCTTCCTGGAGCAGAGCACCATGATGGAGCCCAGGAACTACAAGAGGGCCAGCAGCCCTGTGTATGACAGTACCTCAGAAG atACATTCCAGTTCCGCAGTCAGGAGGAGGACTGCTCCATGTCCCGCGAGGAGATTAAGCGTCGCAGCATCCAGCTGATCGAGGTGCACCAGCCAAAGAAGAAAGCCCAGAGGAGCAACACAAAGAGCTAG